A portion of the Sphingobacterium spiritivorum genome contains these proteins:
- a CDS encoding acetyltransferase, whose translation MDSVAIIGYSGHAFVVLDACKKMGIPVHFYCDRSKIKHKNPYQLTFLGDESSESFDWNEVDKFVLGIGDNNIRRRVAERIIEVGKEVVTVIHPTAVINDFVHIGKGSFLSSNCVVNTLATVGQNCIINTGAIIEHECVLGDSVHIAPGAVLAGSVTIGAGTFIGANAVIKQGITIGENVVVGAGSVVIKDIEDNETWVGNPVRKIIQ comes from the coding sequence ATGGATAGTGTTGCAATAATAGGATATTCTGGACATGCATTTGTGGTATTGGATGCATGTAAGAAAATGGGAATACCCGTTCATTTTTATTGTGATCGATCTAAGATAAAACACAAAAATCCTTATCAACTAACATTTTTAGGTGATGAGAGTAGCGAATCCTTTGATTGGAATGAGGTCGATAAGTTTGTGCTGGGAATAGGAGATAATAATATCCGCAGACGGGTGGCTGAGCGGATTATAGAAGTGGGCAAAGAGGTTGTTACAGTTATACATCCCACCGCAGTAATTAACGATTTTGTTCACATCGGTAAAGGAAGTTTCCTATCCAGTAATTGTGTTGTGAATACGTTAGCAACTGTTGGTCAAAATTGCATAATCAATACCGGAGCTATTATAGAGCACGAATGTGTATTAGGCGATTCAGTTCATATTGCACCAGGAGCTGTTTTAGCAGGAAGTGTTACGATCGGTGCAGGAACATTTATTGGAGCAAATGCGGTAATTAAGCAAGGGATAACTATTGGAGAGAATGTTGTAGTAGGAGCGGGATCAGTAGTTATTAAAGATATTGAAGATAACGAGACTTGGGTTGGAAATCCAGTTAGAAAAATAATACAATGA